The segment GCCCCCCCGAGCCAGTCATGTCATTACCCATGCTGTAAGGGCTTTCTGAAATCCTCGCCTGAGGGGTCCTACATTCACAATCAGCTTTGCGGATCCATAGAATCTTATTCTGTATGATCTAATGGAATAGAGGCATCAACCATATGAGGGATGGGACAAGTCATGCATTATTTAAAGGCTCAGACGGAGGGAAGAATACTGAACCAAAAAGGGTCCTCTAGTGTGCACTTCGTAGTGTGCCATTGAGGCGACCCTGAGCCAATGGGTAAGAACCACCATAGCTGCTCACTGACTGATAGACACTGCAATGTAGCCATCTCCCTGCTAGAACAATCCAGGTCGGTTCCTATGGCTCAATTGGACTCAGAACAGTCACTGGTTTTGGAGGACTTGtgcttcctcctcttcttcctctttttcTTGTCCTTCTTCTTGTCCTTCTTCTTGTGTTTCCTTTTCTTGCGGTCgctggtggaggaggaagaggaggagctgtCCGAGTCGGAGGAGGTGGTGTCCTGCAGGAGTTGCTGCAGCTGCTGGATcctggagagaaaggagaaatggagagagagagaaaaagagagacagggagatgggttAGAACCATTCAAGAAGAGGCATGGTATGATGAACTGAAACACAgtgtcttcacacacacacttcttggaATATCCCAGAGGGTTTTCCTCTATAATCATTGGCCATTTCAGATTTCACTCAGAAGTGTCCCAGGTTATGAAACAAGTCTTCGAACAGTGATGGTTAGCTGACAGCTGGAAGGTACTGAGTatgggggttatgatgtgctgCAGGTGTTTGCAGCTAGTGCTaaagtggggggagagagagagagagcgagagagagagagaacatttcaGGCAGCCAGCAAAGTAGCTCTGCAGCTCACACAAGACCAGATCAAATATCAAGATGCTGAAACACTGCCTGAGAAACAACATTTCTCAATAAAATATGGATTTAACACGAATGATCAAACAGTTCACAGACCGAGGCATCCACTTCCTTTGATTAGCCCAAAACTTTACATTTCCATTGATTCGGTATGCTCAGAGAGGAACAAGAGAGCTTGTGCAAGTTGCAAGAGACTGAAAACAACTCAAACGCGGCGGTTCCCAAGTGATCCTCAAACTTCATTAAGAATTCATCAGAGGAGCGCTGTCTTCAACATTGACAACTTCCACCCAGAGAACAGAAACGTAATCATAAGGACTGTTCAAGGCAAGCACACGGAGAGAGATCTGGGTTGGCTCGTAGGTCCTCTGGCCAAGGCTAGCACGGTTacatttcactctgtctctcatatcATCATAGCTTATATGATCCTATAGATTGTAGAACATGTCCATCGCACACTCTCTCCAATCATACTCACATGAATCTCTCATATTGCACCTCATTTCAGATGCTACTTTAAACCTTCCTTATATACACCCAAGTTCACATTCAATGTCGTTCATTGTAGTTTTTAAAGTACTTTTATTCACCTGTTTGATTAAGTGCTCTGTCAGCTTTCAGGATGTGATTGATTTAGCCATTGACTTTAGTGTGTCTTTTGATGACTCTGAGCCTTTTCTTTTCATTACTTCGTTGTTGTTATTTCCCTGTGCTAAAAGGCACTCAGTTAATAATAGACAATTCTGACTGAGACAGTCGGAAAATGAAAGGGTTAGTTCACACTAATTACAAACTTATGTCATCTTAACACAATAACTGGAAAGTAGCCTAGTCTATAAAAGCAGAGTATAGTCAGAGACTGAAGATTTGAGTTTGTTTACTTGGCTGTAGCTAAGCATCAGCATTGTTGGGAGAAAAACAAAGAGAATCGTTAAGTCCTCTGTGACTGTGCTCCAAAATAGCTTGTCTGAATCAACAAACATGACTATATTCTCCCTCGTGCAGGTTGGAGATGCAAGTGCTATGGACACAGGACAGGGGACCGAGAGTGTCCCTTCTTCATGATCAAAGGAAACCAGGAACGGAAGCAGTTCAGAGTAGAGGTACACTGGCATGGCCGATTTCAACTTTTCATAAAAATCCATAATCAGCCTTTTTGGACGCCAATTATGGCCGATTTCATTGAAATCTACGAGGAGAcggcgtggcaggctgaccacctgttacggcaGGCTGACCActtgttacgcgagtgcagcgtcaaaaggaccttgtggttgcaaggagccaaggtaagttgctagctagcattatacttatcttgtaaaaaaacaatcaatcttcacataatcacttgTTAACTACACGTggatgatgatattactaggttaagtagcttgtcctgcgttgcatgtaatcaatgtggtgcctcttaatttatcattgaatcacagcctacatGTACTTCAACtgcgccaaacgggtgatttaacaaaagcgcatttgtgaaaaaagcactatcgttgcacaaatgtacctaactataaacatcaatgccttaaaatcaatacacagaagtatatatttttttaaacctgcatatttagttaaaagaaattcatgttagcaggcaatattaactagggaaattgtgtcatttctcttgcgttcagtgcaagcagagtctggGTATATGTAACAGTTTgagccgcctggctcgttgcgaactgtgaattaatttgccagaattttacataattatgacataacattgaaggctgtgcaatgtaacaggaatatttagactaaatttcactgaaagaataaacgttgttttcgaaattatagtttccatattaatgaccatattaatgaccaaaggctcgtatttctgtgtttattatattataattaagtctatgatttgatatttgatagagcagtctgactgagcggtggtaggcagcagcaggctcgtaagcattcattcaaacagcactttactgcgtatGCCAACAATTAGCAATGCTTGAGGCaaagcgctgtttatgacttcaagcctatcgaCTCCTGAGATAAGGCTGGCAGTACTATAGTGCCAAAaataacatccaatagtcaaaggtatatgaaatacaaatggtaaagAGAGAAATTGTCTACGCGTCATAATTCCTAtgataactacaacctaaaacttcttaaatgggaatattgaagaactgggaatattgaaccaccagcttgaATATGTTCTCAAGTTCTGAGCatggaacttaaacattagcttttttacttggcacatattgcacttttactttcttctccaacactgtttttgcattatttaaaccaaattgaaaatgtttaattatttatttaagacTAAATAgcttttatttatgtattatattaagttaaaatgaaagtgttcattgttcattcagtattgttgtaattgccagccgattaatcggtatcggcttttttcgatcctccaataatctgtatcggcgttgaaaaatcataatcggttgacctctagttcaGAGCGGTGAGTCTCGTCCGTCCAATGCACCAGACTACCTTAACGATGACCAACTCCAAACAGTAGAGAAGGGGATAATATTTTCATACATtcttctgaaaatatttttttgttgatAATAAAAGGTTTATATTTTTCATAATAACAGCCAGAAAGTACCTTGTTTCTTTTTCATTGCGTTTGTTTTCTCGGATCAGGTCGTACATTGGGTCTTCGTGTGCCTGCAAGAAACAGACAGTTTAGCTACATATTTACAACATTTCAAAGATAACATACATAGCAAAGCTCCAATGATAACAAGCACTGCAAGGTAAAACTCCATTCAGGTATTGTTTTTAGGCAACATCATTTCCCACACTTTCAACGCTTCTCTGCCGTAATAGCATTTTAAAATATGGTTCTATTACAAGATATGATACACTTGCAGTTATGATAATCATTGCAGTGGCATTGTTGCATGCAGGCCTACAGAACAACTGCCATGTGAATCTGCTGAGGAGTCAAGATCCAGAAGCAACCAGCAGCAGCACAGATACctaatgcatcccaaatggcacctattccctatatagtgcactacttcggaCCAAAGTCAATATagttcctggtcaaaagtaatgcactatatagggaatagggtgccatttgggatgcatctaTACTGTATCCATCTGCATCAATCAAGCATGCTCATGGTCCCAAGTAGGCAAGCACGCAGACGTCCCCAAAGGGTTATGGTTGAGACCGGGAGCAGACGTCCCCAAGGGGTTATGGTTAAGACCAGGAGCAGACGTCCCCAAGGGGTTATGGTTGAGACAGGGAGCAGACGTCCCCAAGGGGTTATGGTTGAGACCGGGAGCAGACGTCCCCAAGGGGTTATGGTTGAGACCAGGAGCAGACGTCCCCAAGGGGTTATGTTTGAGACCGGGAGCAGACGTCCCCAAGGGGTTATGGTTGAGACCGGGAGCAGACGTCCCCAAGGGGTTATGGTTGAGACCGGGAGCAGACGTCCCCAAGGGGTTATGGTTGAGACCGGGAGCAGACGTCCCCAAGGGGTTATGGTTGAGACCGGGAGCAGACGTCCCCAAGGGGTTATGGTTGAGACCGGGAGCAGACGTCCCCAAGGGGTTATGGTTGAGACAGGGAGCAGACGTCCCCAAGGGGTTATGGTTGAGACAGGGAGCAGACGTCCCCAAGGGGTTATGGTTGAGACAGGGAGCAGACGTCCCCAAGGGGTTATGGTTGAGACAGGGAGCAGACGTCCCCAAGGGGTTATGGTTGAGACAGGGAGCAGACGTCCCCAAGGGGTTATGGTTGAGACAGGGAGCAGACGTCCCCAAGGGGTTATGGTTGAGACAGGGAGCAGACGTCCTCAAGGGGTTATGGTTGAGACCAGGAGCAGACGTCCCCAAGGGGTTATGGTTGAGACCGGGAGCAGACGTCCCCAAGAGGTTATGGTTGAGACCGGGAGCAGACGTCCCCAAGGGGTTATGGTTGAGACCGGGAGCAGACGTCCCCAAGGGGTTATGGTTGAGACCAGGAGCAGGTGTCCTCAAGGGTGTCTTCCAATACCAATCCTGGTCCTAGGGACTCATGTTTGTTCAAAACCAGCAGTAACACATTTTATTTAAGTAGCCAAAAAGGCCTGATGATTAGTTGaaagatggatgaatggatggatggacagatgagACTCACCACTCTGAACTGCTCCAGTTTCTGGTTTCCTTTGATGAAGAAGGGACACTCTCGGTCCCCTGTCCTGTGTCCATAGCGCTTGCATCTCCAACCTGCATAAGGCGAGGGAGAATATAGTAATGTTTGTACCACAAACACGTCTCCTGGCCCCTCAGAAATCACCCAAACAAGCTTGTGTTGAAAGAGATTCATATTTATCTAATATGGCTTGTAGGCTACACCTGTTTATGACTTAGCCTACATCTGACAAAATGTTTCTCAACTCGTTCTAATCTCTGAAACGACACGCAATTAAAAATCACATTCAAACATTTTGCCAATGTATTATCTGGAACATATTAGGCTTTGGAATACCACAGGAGAACAAATGAGAACTTTGTAGACTAAC is part of the Oncorhynchus gorbuscha isolate QuinsamMale2020 ecotype Even-year linkage group LG09, OgorEven_v1.0, whole genome shotgun sequence genome and harbors:
- the rp9 gene encoding retinitis pigmentosa 9 protein; amino-acid sequence: MSSRKRSRDSEDRGDRKRHKESKHDVEKLKKQARKLNQEVQKLKHLETFYEKPPPGLIKAEEYKPEDCIPADPGNEDARDFLAHAPTKGLWMPLGKEVKVMQCWRCKRYGHRTGDRECPFFIKGNQKLEQFRVAHEDPMYDLIRENKRNEKETRIQQLQQLLQDTTSSDSDSSSSSSSTSDRKKRKHKKKDKKKDKKKRKKRRKHKSSKTSDCSESN